The nucleotide window CCCACCACTACATGCATgagaatttttttattattattaattGATCTCATGCACATCTTTCGCCTCACCACACATGCCACCTTATTAAAGGTCCACTCAAAATGCATGAAAAAAATTATATTATACTACGTTATGCCACTTATATTCAAAATATTTTTCGACAACACAATAATCAAATACATTATATAATACTTAGTTTCAGCTTTAGTTCATATCattgttcaagatatcttccgatatgccgataaattggccgatttatcgcttaccgCTGTCAGACTGATTagataaatcggccgataaatcagccgatatggcgataaatcggccgatatgccgataaactggccgatttaccccttattatgggtcgaccgataagttctcgataagcgatatccccaacattggtTCATATATTGTTAATTCAACTATGGAGGCTTCATACAATCAAATCACTGAAATATATTGCAATCGATTCCCGCGTCAACGCGCGGGGTATTCTCTAGTTTTTGTAAGTTATGTGTCAATTGAGAAAGCGAGACATTCACCTCCTAGCTCCCTATATAGAGACCAAGCAGCTTTCATTTCAAAAGAGTTAGTAAGACACAATCTACAGACTTGAAGGTAGTAAGCGGCATCCCTGTGGTGGCAATGCTTTCCTCGTATAACACAGCATGTTGTGTTTCCATTGAGGAGGCTCTCAGTATCACCGATCACGGGGGCGTATGCGCATAACTTTAAGCTTGGTTTTTCCAAGGAGTGTTTGCGTAATCGTATGATGATGCGACAACCATTGTCAATGGTGGACAGTGGCGGATCTAGGCCCCAGACCTGGGGGGCCCAGGCCCGGGGCATGAAGCCCATTTTCTTTGTGGACTGTAGGAAAAATACTGTAGCAACTGCTACAGTATACAAAGGGGGCCCGGGGCGCTGGGCTGGACCGCCCCTGATGGTGGAGAGTAGGCCGATCCAATACATGAAGTGCATGAAGTTGGCAACGTTCCGAGGCAGTGTTGATAGGTCGATTCGGCAATGTAAATCCCACACACTCGCACTGTGACTGTGTGTAGCAGCCAGATGTCATACTGTTGAGGACAAAAATTGTTGGCTACATTTGTATGGAAGAGGCATAGGCGTCCAGCTAACTCGGTCAAGTAGTGATTATCTTGATAGTTTTTCTCCAAGTCGAACGGAGGCAATGGCACGGTCTCAAACGTCTCATTGTCAAGGTTGAATGAGGCGATGAATCTCTCTTCTGATAGAGAGGCAAGTTCACGCCTGGCCAACTAATAGACATGCCTCTTTGTAAGACACTTGTGTCCTCCTTTCTTACCCAACCCAATGCTTTCTCCTAACCACAACCCTCCAAGCGTCGGGACCGAGTTGATCTCGTACACCTCGCACTCGCAGTCCATAGGCACAGATTTGGAGAGGCGGTAATGGACGCGCACAACTTTGTGCTTCCTAGTTTGCGTGTTGTAACCTAGTCCTAGGTGTGTGATACCTTGAGACTTCGTGGCATGGCTCTTTGGGAGCGCCGCCATTCGGCCGGTAGACGGGTTGATCACCTAGTGTGTCCTTGTGGCTTCGGCTACGAGGATGATAAGGCCGCGGAATTGCTGTGTGACGAGGTGCCAGATGAGGTTATTGATGACGTTGGGATGAAGAGGCATGACCTACATCACGGTCGTGGCATGTGGATTGTCTGGCAACCACACCCGCAACTTCAAATGTTGCAAGTCCTGCAAGAATAGGATCCTTGGGCCGCAGTGGCGGTTAGCGAGGCGGAGGTGGAGGTCCGCAAATTCATTCCAAGTGAGCGTGGCTGCCCAGGAACGGCAGAGGCAGCACCTGCGCACTGCCTTGTCCGGCAACCGCGCAAAGATGTCCTCGATGACATTGTCCGGGAGAAGTGGCAATGGATCTGCCACGTGGGCAGCTACTGGCCGGACGGCCGGCGACGGCCTCTGCAGGTGTTTGCTTGGAACATGCGCGCAGACGCTTAAAGGCCGGAACATATCGATCtaatcacccagggtgcagaataaattATTCCTCACCCGAGATAATCTTATGATCGTTttataattaaattacgtttggaattcaaatagttacattcctattgattcactacgtaaaatttgacataagaaaataaaaatataggtcacaagacaagaaaatttacagtttatgtgtattttagactatgtttttacgtttgtaattttacataacataaaatattttttacagcgattatatattttcttactgtctctttttgcatcggaaataagacaaaagttacggaacgtaaaattacggtgcattgattgtaaaatagaggggggtgaagaataactattcctcatccagggtgacgaatagcgtgATTATATATAGGATAAATATTTCTTACAAGCAGTGATAGTTACCATCACTTGCGTTTTGTATGTTGTATGTAGTATCTATCGAAACCGAGAGTATATACGTGTAGTATGTGGTATATAACAATGATTAGGTAGTATATATACTAATTTTTAGGTAGTATGTATCGTGTTTTGAGTATGCCCTTTTTTACGTACAAATATGTACGTATTTCACAAATATAACAAAAACTATGGGCTCATATGCAATTTTTTCATGTGACTTGCTTTGAAATATCTTAGATATAGTATATGAACATATTTAAAATATTAAAATAGTATATATAGTACCACATGATACTATATGAGATATATGGGGTAACTACCATCGGGTGGTAGGATGGATtttccctatatatatatatatatatatatatatatatatataaactaACATTATTTATTATGATAAAAAAAACTAAcattattaattaattaaataaataaattatttctGATTGAGTAAACTGGAACACACATAAACAACAACGGTCTTCGATTAAACTAAATTTACATTAGAAACACTTTGAAGTCATTGTCTCTAGCCGTGTCTTTGGCATCTCCAATTATCTCTAGTTCTCTACCCTCTTGTCAAAGACGCTCAGACTGAACAAGCATTTCAGAAAGTCGCATTAGCTGCTCATCCTGGCATACAAGAACATAGGGTTGTTGAATGCCTCTTCATTAGGAGCATATCCTTTGCATGGCAGTCTACCGAACCGCTGCTTCTTTGTCCTACCGTTGAGAACGAATATGTACCGAGAGCAGACAAAAGTGATATGGGGGAAACACTAATCAAAGTAAATTTGACATCACACTTGCGACTAGTACTGACATGATAGTTTGAAGCGTCAAAAAACAATCCAGAATCTAGAGCTAATGATTTAGGGGATAAAACCACCACCGACTGTCTAATGTGTGTCCCCAAACTGAGCGTAGCTCAGGTGGTTTGATTTCTTGTTGTGGAACTAGTCAACCAACTGGTCCAAAACAAACCTTGAATTTGTAGACCAAAGCTAAATTGAACTTTGAACTTCAAATCCCTGAAATTAGCACACCGAATTATCTAATCCCGGTCTATTTTAAACCTCAAGTGCGTTCCCAAACAGGGATCGTCGACGTTGCAGATGGAACCcgtatttttcaaaatatgattatgttcctatttttcaaaatatgattatgtttaaaaatgttcatctttTCGAAAATTGTTCTCAATTCAAAATTTTGTTCAGGTTTAAAAATTGTTGCTGAAAAATCACGTTAAAAATGGTTCATGTATAAAATATATTCAGGGATTTCAAAATGGTCACGTTTAAAACTTTGTTTGTGTTTTTAAAAAACCATATTTCCAAAATTTATTTACACTTTTGCAAACATGTTTGCAATTTTTAAAAACTGTTTTTGATTTTCAGGATATCCGGATTTTAAAATCATTGATTATTTTCAAGAAATGTTTTCGAATCTGGATGCTAATTAGTCTGGTTAAATATTCTCGCTCCTTTTATTTAATATTAACAGTTGTTAGGTGGAGTGGCTACACGATGAGTTTAGCATCGGCAGATCTTAAGTTCGATTCCCCACGAGTATTTTCCTTTTTGGATTTTTATAAGTCAAAAGAAAAACATGTTTCGCGCttggtgggccggcccagtcgcCAGCGATCCCGGTTCGACCAGCTGCCACGTCGACAATCCCTTCGAAAAAGCGCCCAAGGTTTAATATAGACCGGGATTAGATAGTTCGGTGTGCTGATTTCAGGGATTTGAAGTTCGGGGTTCGATTTAGCTTTGGTCTACAAGTTCAAGGTTTGTTTTGGACATTTTCCATTATGGAATATGGATCTCTCCAGTTCaaatttttatttagtttttttTTGTGAAACAAAATTTTATTTAGTTTATGGATGTCTCTATCAGTTGGGAGAAAATAAGCACAGTGGGATAAAGATAAAAAAACTGAATTGATTTCGGGAAAAGATTGTTGAACAGAAAATTTATTCGAAGCATTTAAGAAAATGTTTTCAGAAAAAATCCATGTATTTATGAAACTGATAGATGCAACCAACATGGTGTATTTCACCTTTACTTTTTATATTTGATTCAAGTTTTTATAATTAAAAATAATTTTTCAAGCCAAATTCATCTCATATTTGAAAAAAGCACACCGTCAATTCAAAATTTTCACCCTACATGCAGTTAAAAAAATTGTATTAAAAAATTTATTATCGCGTATTCTAAAAATAGTCACTCTGTATTTGACACCTTTATCCTCAAATGTTCATCGCGTATTGAAAATTATTGATATATTTTCATGACTGAAAACCATACGTCGTTTGTGGGATAGTGGAGTGTTAAATCGGTTTTTGGATGATTTTGAGGGAAACACGGTTTAGACGAACCTCTGATGTAGCTCGACTTGTTCAAGGTAATGTATGACGTCGGGACACCGGTTACGGATAACCCGTTTTTTAGAAAAATGACTACTAGTCGTTTTTCCATAAACTGTTTTTTCTTTACTTTTGCAAAGCTCGGTTTTTTTATATAAAGGATTTTGTTAACTAATCCAAACAGCATATTAGGTTGTTACAAAATCAAGTTTAAGGAGAACCGACTATCTATAAACTTACTATCCAAACAATCCCTGCAAAAAAAAGTCCAATGCATATATACTTCCTTATGAACATTTAATAGTTTGTGGGACCCTCATGTCATAGAGTCTGCTCAATAATATTTATATTGTGAATTTTTCGTATGATGTTCTAAATCACTGTACACTGTGGTATGGCTATTGTGGGATGATAGGATATAGCATGCCCCAGAGGTCGCGCGGCTAAAGCAAGTCAAGCAGACGGCCTGCCCTCCTTCTGAAGGTTAACAAGATTGAAATGGTCTTGATTAAAAAAAAACAAGGTTGAAATGGTCTGTTATAGAGCGTGTATTATGAACTGAACAAAATTATATATTGAACAGAACTGGCTGGTTCTCCACATAGTTTGTATGTGATCTCCAACCATGACTACTTATTTGCTTCAGACTCGGTCACATATAGACAACTCCATCAACAGTGACCATTTCACGTGTAGTATAGATAGGTAACGAAAAGGGAGGTTACTTGGCCATTCTTATTCATGTTCGTCATGCGTGACATTGATGCACGGATACCTAAGAAGCATTCACAATGTGCTCTGTATCTTCTTCCATGCGTACACCTGCAGGTGATTGCATGCATGATGAAAACTTATGCAGTATCACATTAGAAGCAATCGTTAGTGACTTCAGTGTTTGCACAGATGGTAGGAAGAATACCATTTCCAATTACTCAGCTCCCATTTATGACCAAGTCACTTGTTTTCTTCAGAAGCAAGGATGGAGCAAAAACTTATGTTCGCATAATCTCTGTCAGTTGAGTTTTGAAAAAATATCAGTTCAGTTCAAGTAATTTTTTGCAAATAAAAGAACTTAATTTTTCTTCATGCTGATTTATTCAGATTTTTGGAGGTGTGAGCAGAGGTATCACGTAACTAGGGTGGTACTACCAAATACGCATACATGTCCAGTAGTTTACTGTTTCACACATGCATGACCAAGTCAGATTAGTCAGCCACTAGAACATATTAAAATGAAGTGGACGATGAAGCTTCCTAATGCTGCAGCTAGTCCGCATACTCAACCGGCTTAATGACCACTTCTATCTAGCCATGCAATCTTCTTTGACTTGTTCGCAACCTTTACCAACTCTTTCTGCTGCTATATATACACATACATCCTTTGGTATGGCAAACCACACAAGTACGAACGAAAGAAAACGCCACCCACAAACGCTGAAACACCTCTCTAGGAAACACCACTTGACATAAAAAATCCGAATGGCCTCCTCTTCCTGCTTCCTTCTGGTTGCTCTTATCGCGTTGGCCTCATGGCAGGCCATGGCTTCTGATCCAAGCCCTCTCCAGGACTTCTGTGTGGCTGACAATAGCTCACGCGGTATGTACTTCCAAGCTTCCTTAGTTACAAAGTCTAAAATTTGCATATACTCATGTTACAGATAATATCATTACAAGTCACCGACTTACATGCTTCTTTTTATTATGCACCTATGCAGTGTTTGTTAATGGGTTTGTCTGCAAAGACCCAAAGGAGGTGACTGCGGAGGACTTCTTCTTAGCTGCCAAACTTGACATGCCTAGGGACACAAAGATGAGCAAGGTGGGATCCATTGTCACACTGCTCAATGTCATGAGGATCCCCGGTCTCAACACACTGGGTATCTCCTTAGCACGCATTGACTATGCACCTTTGGGGGAGAACCCTCCACACACTCATCCTCGTGCCTCTGAGATCCTCACCGTGCTTGAAGGGACACTTTATGTTGGCTTTGTCACATCTAACCCAGAGAACAAGCTCATTTGGAAGGTCCTCAACAAGGGTGATGTGTTTGTTTTCCCACAAGGACTCATCCACTTCCAGTTCAACCCCAACCCCTACAAGCCAGCAGTTGCAATTGCCGGACTTAGCAGCCAAAACCCTGGGGCCATAACCATTGCGAATGCTGTGTTTGGTTCGAAGCCGCCAATCTCAGATGATGTTTTGGCCAAGGCCTTTCAGGTGGAGAAGAAGACCGTGGACTGGCTCCAGGCTCAATTCTGGGCTGACAACCACAATTAGTTAATTGTTGGACTACTAAATAGTTTTTTACAACAATGATATGTATTGCGCAGTAATAAGATTGTTTGTTGTATGTAAATATGTATCATGTATTGTTCATTTGATTGGGAGTTGAATAAATATTCGTATTGTAAGTCTAGTTTTACTCACATGAGACCACACTTGAATCTTATCTACAAATAAAACCTTCCAGTTCTTATGGAAACGTAGGCTAGGTTTTGACCCGTTCCAAACATAATAGTTGAGTACTAGGCAGGGCTCCCCAATGAGGATCAGTATTACGCCAGGGAGGCCAACTACGGACTTTTCATTTGGACAATGGAACACATACAATGTACAAAACAAATCCACCTTTTGGAGTAGGAAGGACTTAGAAAAAAAATCCACCTTTGGCGGCACAAGGTTTTATCTATAGGCCTAAAGATAGAGGTCATTTGAGAATTATCAATCTCCACACTCAAAACAACTGCCTTTTGTCGAAAATGGTTCATAAGTTTATTTACCATTTTGATATACCTTGGGTTAATCTTGTTTCGAAATCTCAAACCGGGGCCTGGAAGCATGGAGAAATAGGCCTTGCCCGTCCCGCTCATAAACGATTTGAAAACTGGTTTGTTCTTGTATATGGAAGGTGTGAGATGGACAGAGTATGATTGGTCGCTTTATTTTTGGGCATTGGAGGTGTAAGATGGAAAGAACAAAAAGATTGATTGGCGTTGTATATCTGATTATGATTGCGATGCGATTTGATTCCTGTTGTGTATGGAAACTATTATTTGGAAAGGATCATATTGTTTGGAAATTTTATTGTGCAAGGGAGGTGTTGCATGGAAAGGATGCCATCGTTTGGTCTTTGTGGGGTTTATTTGAGGATTGTCTCGgtttaaaaaaacagaaaaaatcgGTGGAAGTGGGATGGGATCGAGGGGTGGCCTCTTGTTGGATCGGAGGGAGAGGGAACGAGCAAACGAAACGACGTACGGactgagacattaggagtagagattgaTGCAACAAATCCAAATTTCAAGTACCATGTCTtaaacctgggtgggtgggaaggcatcaccTCCTTttcaccactaggctatgccttagtctccCATCCACGAAATTTTGATGCGAAGGATACTATTTCCAATTACTCAGCTTCCAACTATGACCAATTCAGCTGTTTCTTAAGAACAAGGATGGAGCAAATAATTTATTTAGATAATCTCTGTCACATGTGTTCTTTTAAAAAATGCCAGTTTAATCATTGATGAGCTATGCAATCTCGTGTCTGGCCGGATGTCGTACCTTGACTACTTCAGAGAGGAACATTTTTATTTCCAGATTCTCATTCAGTGGATCATAAAACTAGAAAGGGGATCAAACTTTTTGACTTGCTTTATCAAGTAAGATGGAATGGGTGAATTGAACACACATTCAAGGCACTGAAAGGATTAAATGACCGGCTATATATGTAATCCTTTTTCTTGCTGCGTTGAAGCTAGAACTCGAATCAAGTTATCAAATTTATTGAATTGTAAATGACATTTGTATCTCTTTGAAAATCCCAAAAATATTTATTGTTGGTCAAGTTTAGCTAAACAAATCAGCATAGTTGAGCCTATTGCAGCGAACAAATATAAAGCAGCCATCCCCCGTGCAACTTGGGGTATCAACTTTGCGTACCCTCTGGAGAAAATAGACTTTGTATCGTTTGGACATGCTTAATGCATTAAATGAAATTTGTGTACGGAGTACTATTTGTTTTCTTATATCTAGTGGCCTGTTGTCACTAATGTTCTCCTAACATATTCCTTGCATGTTCTAGGTCAATGATTTAACCAACGTGCTCTGAGTTTTATATCACAAAAAGTATACTGTTAGATACTTCAAATTATATATTTTCTAATTGTGTATTTTGTGATATACAATATGTATTACATTTGTCGGATAGCGATCTAGAGATATGTGTTGGCTTATAAACAAGAGAGGGAGGGAGTAATACATTATGAACAATTACaattcttttatttctttttcgtTCTGAAACAGGTGCAGTTCCTAAGGAGACACAATATACGATTTCCTAGTCTGCACATTACTATTAAGCTACATATGGAAACAAAAAAAATTATCACTTATTGATTTCATTTTTCATGCCTcgtattttcaaaaaaaaatctactATTTGTCATACAAAAAGAAGACTCACGCGGCACTGGCAACATGCACGTACCGTCGGCAAACAAGAAAGTGAGCCATTGACCTCATGGCTCCTCAGATTAATACTTTCACTTCAAAAGAGCCAAGACACAATACACACACCATTAGGGTGTTAGGGTCTGCCGGGGGAAGCGATGCTTTCCTGATACAGCGCAGCACATCGGAATGTCAAGCTTCTACTATAGACCAAGCCGAATCCATCGAGGAGGCTCTCCGTGCGGCCTGTTACAGGCGCATATGCACACAACTCCAAGCTTGGTTCTTGCGACGGGACTATGCATGGTTGTATAATGATGTGGCGACCATTGTCAGTGACATCGAGTAAACCGACCCATTGCTCGAAGCGCATAAATTTGGGGATGATTGGTGGCAGCTCAAATAGATCGATTCGACAAAGTAGATCCCATGCTTTGGTGTCATGCCCGTGTAGCAGCCAGATGTCGTACCGACGAGGCAAGTCATTGTTGACAACTTCAGTATCAGCATGGAAGAGGCACAGGCGCCCACATATTTCTGTCAAGTAGTGCTGATCTTGATAGTATTTCTTATTGTTAAGTGGCGGCAACGATAGGGTATCAAACATCTCGTTGTTGAGGTTGAAGGAGAAGACGTACATCTCTTCTGGCAAAGAGACAGGCTTACGCTTTGCCAACCAATACATGCCCTTGTGTAAAGACGCTCATGTCATGCGTGTTGTTTGGCCAAGCATGCAGCCCTTTGCTGGCCTCCAGCGGGCAGGGATGGAGTTGATCTCATAGACCTCGGACCACGCGGACCAGGGAAGGTAGTAGATACGCACAACTTTGTGCGTTCTGGTGCGCGTGTCGTAGCCTAGCCCTATGCCCGCGATATTGGGGCTCCTCGGGGCCCGGCTCTCCGGGAGCGCTGCTATTCTACGGGTGGATGGGTTGAGCACGTAGTGCGTCCTCGCCTCTACGAAGATGACGAGGCCTCGGCATTGTTGTGTGACAAGGCGTGGGTACAACTTGCCCACGCAGGGTTGAACGCTCTGACTTGGACCACAGGGTAAGGCCTTCATGAGGGTTGTTCCGATTGGGTTGTCCGGCGACAATATCTACATCTTCAGACGTCTGCCGGGTGAGCGCGAGTTCTGCAAGAACAGGACCCTTGGACCGGCGTGACGGTTGGCGAGGCGAAAGTGGAGGTCGGCCAAGTCACTGGAGGCAAGCGTGCCGGCCCAGCCGCGTGAGAGGCAGCGGCACCTGTGAACGAACTTGGCAGCCAACCGTGCGAAGATGTTCTCGATCACGTCGTCGGGGAGGATGGGACGGCCGACCGCGGCGGGCGTCTGTTTGGAACATGCACGCACGTACGCGTAAGGGCCGGAATAGATCGATCGCGCAGGAGAGACGCGACCGGGAAGCGCACGCACACGAGATCGACCTCGACCGAAGTACAAACAGATCGGTGCGCTTCTGTTTCTTATGTATTCTCGTGTTGATCTCGTATTCCCGTCCCGTGGGCACACGTACGTATCTATTCTCGGGGTTTCTGTGAGTTCGTACGTCGGTTATACTAGTTCGCAACcgattcttttcttttttgcaGTTTCCGCTGTTAATTTGGTTGGATCCCAAGACGTTGTAACACGCCCAACATACTTTTTGAAATGATCCGAACTTTAGTGTCAATTAAATAGAAAAATTATATTAGACCACATATAACGAAAGAAACAGTGATATTGATTTCTGAACTGGGCCTGGTTCAAATGGTTAGGTTTGTTGTGGTGAAACCAAACCATCAGGATTCAAGTCATAAATTTGACATTGATGCTTGCActtttttgaatttattttaatttttttgcGATGTTCGTTCAGTTGGAGGAGATGTTACTATCGACTACGAGGCACTTATGGTGATTCCGTCATAATATTATGTCGACCCAATCTCTTAGAGGTGCTCATAACGGTAAGGCTGTGAGTGCGTGTATTCATAAGGGTGAGTAtatgtatatgtgtatgtatatAAGCATCTTTATTGTATTCTGTTTAAAAAGAAAGACAACGACACTGATTTGGCGGGTAATCTTTTGCAATGTGGCGTCGTGACGCAATACACGGTAACCTAGTGTTACTCCATGTATGCATTGTCTCAACTGTCCTAGTTTTCTAATTAGGCCCTGCTTAAGAATATCCTTGCCCTGGAAGCATCTACAACCGGACTTTGTAAATCTGACCCATCAAACCTCTGTGAACACGCTCGAACAAGCTCGCGGGCATCGACCGGGCACTTTTCGTATTTCCTTCTCTATATACAAGTCTCTCATACTCATCTCCTCAATCCATACAAAAGCATGCAGAATATATATAGCTACATAGTATATTCTATGCTACTCAAATTTCGTCGTTGTCTGGGCCGCCTGCGCCGGAGCCTGGAGCCACCTTCGCCGGAGCCTGGGCCGCTTGCGCTGCCTCCATCTGTTGCCGATGGTGACGCCTGGCCTCCGCAGCCGAATCCGAGCATATGGAGTTCAGGATGGCGTGCTGCTCTGGCCACACTCCCACATCCTCCTCCATCGTTGGCGCCTCCTCCTTCCCCACATCCAGCAGCGGCGCCTCCTCCTCTTCCTTCGTCGGCTCCTGCTCCTCCTCCGCCGgctcctgctcctcctcctccggctcctactcctcctcttcctccttccctggcacctcctcctcaacctcctcAAAATCCTCTTCCGACTCCTGAGGTAGCCTCGCTTCCCTACGGTCCCGGACATGCTCAAGGAGGAAGAGATGGTGCTGGATCTTGTAGTAGCGGCGATGGAGGGGGGGGGCATggctagtgtcggtgtcaaaaccggcggatctcgggtagggggggggtcccgagctgtgcgtctaggccggatggtaataggaggcaggggacacgatgttttacccaggttcggccctcttgatggaggtaaaaccctacgtcctgcttgattaatattgatgatatgggtagtacaagagtagatctaccacgaaatcagagaggctaaaccctagaagctagcctatggtatgattgtatgttatggttgttgtcctacggactaaaacccttcggtttatatagac belongs to Triticum urartu cultivar G1812 chromosome 7, Tu2.1, whole genome shotgun sequence and includes:
- the LOC125521967 gene encoding germin-like protein 8-11 produces the protein MASSSCFLLVALIALASWQAMASDPSPLQDFCVADNSSRVFVNGFVCKDPKEVTAEDFFLAAKLDMPRDTKMSKVGSIVTLLNVMRIPGLNTLGISLARIDYAPLGENPPHTHPRASEILTVLEGTLYVGFVTSNPENKLIWKVLNKGDVFVFPQGLIHFQFNPNPYKPAVAIAGLSSQNPGAITIANAVFGSKPPISDDVLAKAFQVEKKTVDWLQAQFWADNHN